One part of the Cetobacterium somerae ATCC BAA-474 genome encodes these proteins:
- a CDS encoding glucosaminidase domain-containing protein: MLKKLVISMLIFFLYSSFSFSIDRDFHIPHEIKYKTIEVKTLKDLENKPTGNHVYSLDGLDLKKLSVRSRKEVFISMLLPSIEIVNKEIDRDISIIETLSKKNSHTSEEKKELDRIFNSYKVSAYNWSELKKRMIKYPTSLILSQAAIESGWGTSKVFKEKNNLFGMNAYKHTNRTYKEYDSIKDSVKDFVLTLSRVNAYKSLRTKVHAGEPPEKIAHGLTSYSELKGAYIKKVQTMLKHNDFEKYDDA; encoded by the coding sequence ATGTTAAAAAAATTAGTTATTAGTATGCTCATTTTTTTCCTTTATTCATCTTTTTCATTCTCTATTGATAGGGATTTTCATATCCCACACGAAATTAAATATAAAACTATCGAAGTAAAAACATTAAAAGATTTAGAGAATAAACCTACTGGAAATCATGTTTACTCTTTAGATGGATTAGATTTAAAAAAATTAAGCGTACGTAGTAGAAAAGAAGTTTTTATTTCAATGCTCCTGCCTAGTATTGAAATTGTAAACAAAGAAATTGATAGAGATATTTCTATCATAGAAACATTATCTAAAAAAAATTCTCATACTTCTGAGGAAAAAAAAGAATTAGATAGAATTTTTAATTCTTATAAAGTTTCAGCTTATAATTGGTCTGAGCTTAAAAAAAGAATGATTAAATACCCTACATCACTTATTCTTTCGCAAGCAGCTATTGAAAGTGGTTGGGGAACATCAAAGGTTTTTAAAGAGAAAAATAATCTTTTTGGTATGAATGCTTATAAACATACAAATCGTACTTACAAAGAGTATGACTCTATTAAAGACTCTGTTAAAGATTTTGTTCTAACTCTTTCTAGAGTTAACGCTTACAAATCACTTAGAACTAAAGTTCACGCAGGTGAGCCCCCAGAAAAGATTGCACATGGCTTAACTAGTTACTCTGAATTAAAGGGTGCATATATAAAAAAGGTGCAAACAATGTTAAAACATAATGATTTTGAAAAATATGATGATGCATAA
- a CDS encoding YjiH family protein, whose product MAILKFGIYSFIGLLAFLAPITIGGESSIIMGHLKNFVLNNFSSWVNFLIMFCSVITITGTTLGFIKKNFKEQYLNDLFVTDKLSGILRIGGSFMFILISLGLAPEFLSNENTGGLMAGDMIPPLMVTFFIGVMLMPLLTSFGLVEFIGTLIAPIMRKIFKVPGYAAIDALASFLGDGTIGIVVTDQQYQKGYYTQREAAIIATSFSIVGISFAAVVADLLKFSKIFWIFYGTIAFSTIIAGFIIARLPLKKFKNEYYEGNKVDDSGARSFAEALHLATTTAGKASEKEIVVDSLFKVLVIYVTFIPVIMCVGSIGLVIAENTNFFNILSMPLMPILRGLGFTHEVASQMAPAMIVGFSDMYLPALFIENTTSEVARFIVGTLSFAQLIFLSETGMILVNSKMGFSILDVAKFFILRTAITFPVIYSIAMILVKFGILSY is encoded by the coding sequence ATGGCAATACTAAAATTTGGTATTTATTCTTTCATAGGGCTTTTAGCATTCTTAGCTCCTATTACAATTGGTGGTGAATCATCTATTATTATGGGTCACCTTAAAAACTTTGTTCTAAATAATTTTTCAAGTTGGGTTAATTTCTTAATAATGTTTTGTTCTGTTATTACTATTACTGGAACAACTCTTGGATTTATCAAAAAGAATTTTAAAGAACAATACTTAAATGATTTATTCGTTACAGATAAATTAAGTGGAATTTTAAGAATTGGTGGTTCTTTTATGTTCATTTTAATCTCACTTGGACTTGCACCTGAATTTTTAAGTAATGAGAACACTGGTGGATTAATGGCTGGAGATATGATTCCACCTCTTATGGTTACTTTTTTTATAGGAGTTATGCTTATGCCACTTCTTACATCTTTTGGATTAGTTGAATTTATTGGAACTTTAATTGCTCCAATTATGAGAAAAATATTTAAAGTTCCTGGATATGCAGCTATCGATGCCCTTGCGTCATTTCTTGGAGATGGAACTATTGGAATTGTAGTTACAGACCAACAATACCAAAAAGGATATTACACTCAAAGAGAAGCTGCAATTATTGCAACATCATTCTCAATAGTAGGAATATCTTTTGCTGCTGTTGTTGCTGATTTATTAAAATTCTCTAAAATATTTTGGATATTTTATGGAACTATTGCTTTTTCAACTATAATTGCTGGATTTATAATCGCTAGATTACCTTTAAAAAAATTCAAAAATGAATACTACGAAGGTAATAAAGTTGATGATAGTGGAGCTAGAAGTTTTGCTGAAGCTCTTCATTTAGCAACTACTACAGCTGGAAAAGCATCTGAAAAAGAGATTGTTGTGGATTCTCTTTTTAAAGTATTAGTTATCTATGTAACTTTTATTCCTGTTATTATGTGTGTTGGATCTATTGGTTTAGTTATTGCAGAAAATACTAATTTCTTCAATATTTTATCTATGCCTTTAATGCCTATTTTAAGAGGATTAGGATTTACTCATGAAGTAGCATCACAAATGGCTCCTGCTATGATTGTTGGTTTCTCTGATATGTATTTACCTGCTTTATTTATTGAAAATACAACAAGTGAAGTAGCTAGATTTATAGTTGGAACTCTTTCTTTTGCACAATTGATATTCCTAAGTGAAACTGGTATGATTCTTGTTAATTCGAAAATGGGATTCTCTATATTAGATGTCGCTAAATTCTTTATTTTAAGAACTGCTATTACATTCCCTGTTATCTATTCAATAGCTATGATACTTGTTAAATTTGGAATTTTAAGCTATTAA
- a CDS encoding homocysteine S-methyltransferase family protein: protein MILLDGAMGTIISNIYKIEDKCREKLNCTKPELIKEIHEKYVEVGADCLKANTFNCSKEALKNYGENEEKAYEYALLGGKICKEIADKYNKKSIGTFCLPDKDQIDGILDSDVDIIMIETIYNLDKGLESLKLLKKQMEDKKLVKPVMISFAVDKDGKLYSGEKLIDVYEKFLNKYIISIGINCSELTREIIGVLKKFKKETNLKISFHPNSNGDIEKFIKDINELLKVNVVDIVGGCCGTDFNHIKILKKTLEKF, encoded by the coding sequence ATGATTTTATTAGATGGAGCTATGGGAACAATAATTTCAAATATATATAAAATAGAGGATAAATGCAGAGAAAAATTAAATTGTACAAAACCCGAATTAATAAAAGAAATACATGAAAAATATGTAGAGGTAGGAGCGGATTGTTTAAAGGCAAATACTTTTAATTGTTCTAAAGAAGCTTTGAAAAATTATGGAGAAAACGAAGAGAAAGCTTATGAATATGCACTATTAGGAGGAAAGATTTGTAAAGAAATTGCTGACAAGTATAATAAAAAAAGTATTGGAACTTTTTGTTTGCCAGATAAAGATCAAATAGATGGAATTTTGGATAGTGATGTAGATATTATTATGATTGAAACGATTTATAACTTAGATAAAGGATTAGAGAGTTTAAAATTATTAAAAAAACAAATGGAAGACAAAAAGTTAGTAAAACCTGTTATGATTTCATTTGCAGTTGATAAAGATGGGAAACTTTATTCTGGTGAAAAACTTATAGATGTATATGAAAAATTTTTGAATAAATATATTATATCAATAGGAATCAATTGTAGTGAATTAACAAGAGAGATTATAGGAGTATTAAAAAAATTTAAAAAAGAAACAAATTTAAAGATATCATTTCATCCAAATTCTAATGGAGATATAGAAAAGTTTATAAAAGATATAAATGAATTACTAAAAGTAAATGTAGTTGATATTGTTGGTGGATGTTGTGGAACAGATTTTAATCATATAAAAATACTAAAAAAAACTTTAGAAAAGTTTTAA
- a CDS encoding MATE family efflux transporter has product MLEQKKSLFSITIPIFLELLLVTVVGNIDTIMLGRFSDKAVGAVGGMSQVLLIQNTILSFICLGTTILMSQYVGAKNHKSTKEVIAASLVMNVVIGAVLGLIYLVAWEWILVKIKLPLSLREIGMNYFKLVGGLCIFQAISLTNGAILKSYGNTKPMLFVNVGVNLLNILGNGMFIFGWLGAPILGVTGVGLSTVFSRFIGAIISLLVMTNYCKFKIVEDLKKFTHEKVKQILSIGIPTAGEHLTWSLTQVIILAMVNTMGTIEITARTYLALISSFIMIFSIALGHGTAIQVGQLVGAGDKDRAYNQCMKSLTLSFIAAALVSVIVYFLRFQIMELFTKDMEVVKATAKVFPWLIFIETGRTFNIVVINALHAAGDIKFPMIMGCIVMLGVAAPLSWLLGIRMEWALVGVWIANGTDEWIRGFAMLWRWKTKKWMAKGFV; this is encoded by the coding sequence ATGTTAGAGCAAAAAAAATCATTATTTTCAATAACAATTCCAATATTTTTAGAACTGTTATTAGTTACTGTAGTAGGAAATATTGATACCATAATGTTAGGAAGATTTAGTGATAAAGCTGTTGGAGCAGTTGGGGGAATGAGTCAAGTTTTGCTTATTCAAAATACAATTCTTAGTTTTATTTGTTTAGGAACAACAATTCTTATGTCTCAATATGTAGGTGCAAAAAATCATAAATCTACAAAGGAGGTAATAGCAGCTTCTTTAGTAATGAATGTGGTTATTGGTGCAGTTTTAGGATTAATATATTTAGTTGCATGGGAATGGATTTTAGTAAAGATAAAATTACCATTGAGTCTTAGAGAGATTGGTATGAATTATTTTAAATTAGTAGGTGGACTATGTATATTTCAAGCAATCTCTCTTACAAATGGAGCTATATTAAAAAGCTATGGAAATACAAAGCCTATGCTATTTGTAAATGTTGGAGTTAATTTATTAAATATTTTAGGAAATGGAATGTTTATTTTTGGGTGGCTAGGAGCACCAATTCTAGGTGTAACTGGCGTTGGATTATCCACAGTTTTTTCAAGATTTATAGGTGCGATAATTTCATTACTTGTAATGACAAATTATTGTAAATTTAAAATTGTAGAAGATTTGAAGAAATTTACTCATGAAAAAGTTAAGCAAATTTTATCTATTGGAATTCCTACAGCAGGAGAACATTTAACGTGGAGTTTAACACAAGTTATAATTTTAGCTATGGTAAATACAATGGGAACAATTGAGATTACAGCAAGAACATATTTAGCATTAATCTCTTCCTTTATTATGATTTTTTCCATTGCTTTAGGACATGGAACAGCAATACAAGTAGGGCAACTTGTGGGAGCAGGAGATAAAGATAGAGCGTATAATCAATGCATGAAAAGCTTAACACTATCTTTTATAGCCGCGGCATTAGTTTCAGTTATAGTTTATTTTTTAAGATTTCAAATAATGGAATTATTTACTAAAGATATGGAAGTTGTGAAAGCAACAGCGAAAGTATTTCCGTGGTTAATTTTTATAGAAACTGGAAGAACGTTTAATATTGTAGTTATAAATGCACTTCATGCAGCAGGAGATATAAAGTTCCCAATGATAATGGGGTGTATAGTTATGCTTGGAGTAGCTGCACCATTATCGTGGTTATTAGGAATAAGAATGGAATGGGCTTTGGTTGGAGTATGGATAGCTAATGGAACAGATGAATGGATAAGAGGTTTTGCAATGTTATGGCGTTGGAAAACTAAAAAATGGATGGCTAAAGGATTTGTTTAG
- the mglB gene encoding galactose/glucose ABC transporter substrate-binding protein MglB, translating to MKRVSVLLGALALTTMASAAPTKIGVTVYRYDDNFMSTVRQRIEEVAKNDKNVEILMNDSQNDQSKQNDQVDVLIAKGVDALAINLVDPAAASTIIQKAKAEDIPVVFYNKEPSKADMESYDKAYYVGTDSKESGVIQGEVIAKHWAANPAWDLNKDGVLQYVLLKGEPGHPDAEARTTYVTQTLNEKGIKTQELHMDTGMWDAAMAKDKMEAWLSGPNGEKIEVVIANNDGMAMGAVEALKANGKAKTPVFGVDALAEVLVMVENGDVAGTVLNDGMNQGQATYEIAKNLAEGKKPTEGTKWELKDKVLRVPYVGVDKDNLKDFKK from the coding sequence ATGAAAAGAGTTTCGGTTTTATTAGGAGCATTAGCTCTTACGACAATGGCATCAGCAGCACCAACAAAAATTGGAGTGACAGTTTATCGTTATGATGATAATTTTATGTCAACAGTTAGACAAAGAATTGAAGAGGTAGCAAAGAACGATAAAAATGTTGAAATTTTAATGAACGATTCACAAAATGACCAATCTAAGCAAAATGACCAAGTAGACGTTTTAATTGCTAAAGGGGTAGATGCATTAGCAATTAACTTAGTTGACCCAGCAGCAGCTTCAACAATAATCCAAAAAGCTAAAGCTGAAGATATTCCAGTTGTATTTTATAATAAAGAACCGTCTAAAGCAGATATGGAAAGTTATGATAAAGCTTACTATGTAGGAACAGATTCAAAAGAATCGGGAGTTATTCAAGGGGAAGTAATAGCTAAACATTGGGCAGCAAATCCAGCTTGGGATTTAAATAAAGATGGAGTATTACAATATGTTCTTTTAAAAGGAGAGCCTGGACATCCAGACGCAGAAGCTAGAACAACATATGTAACACAAACTTTAAATGAAAAAGGAATAAAAACACAAGAATTACATATGGATACTGGAATGTGGGATGCTGCTATGGCAAAAGATAAAATGGAAGCATGGTTATCAGGTCCAAATGGTGAAAAAATAGAGGTTGTAATTGCAAATAATGATGGAATGGCAATGGGAGCTGTTGAAGCATTAAAAGCTAATGGAAAAGCAAAAACTCCTGTATTTGGAGTAGATGCTTTAGCTGAAGTTTTAGTTATGGTTGAAAACGGAGATGTTGCAGGAACAGTACTTAATGATGGAATGAACCAAGGTCAAGCAACATACGAAATTGCAAAAAATTTAGCTGAAGGGAAAAAACCTACAGAAGGAACAAAATGGGAATTAAAAGATAAAGTATTAAGAGTACCTTATGTAGGAGTAGATAAAGACAATTTAAAAGATTTTAAAAAGTAG
- a CDS encoding DNA processing protein DprA, which translates to MYSKDDMILWSMIGSMVINVGKIDILAFSPEYLFRIFKKSSELGINILNGNYNEALEVINILKDGAEKEKIKIFFSDFKMLKNLRKQIEEEKKIMDKDNIKFITYFCSNYPQRLRLCKIPPFVLYYKGEEINASSLNNSICIVGTRKPEGRNIEEFTEEVIKNMRRELKYNISGLAIGCDFIGHKITLKYNIKNIAILGQGLGSEIYPKEHLSLANEILDNGGTILSEIPPSLKVRGIYLLQRNRIQAYLTEELLILETGKKGGTITTLKVAFSEKKRVYIRNIKINQTIFNMKNISKVTFISSYSDINLIKILTSKPNTLFTFEFS; encoded by the coding sequence ATGTATTCGAAAGATGATATGATTTTATGGTCAATGATAGGTTCGATGGTTATAAATGTTGGAAAAATAGATATTTTAGCTTTTTCACCTGAATATCTATTTAGAATTTTTAAAAAATCTAGTGAATTAGGAATAAATATATTAAATGGAAATTATAATGAAGCATTAGAGGTTATAAATATATTAAAAGATGGAGCAGAAAAAGAAAAAATAAAAATCTTTTTTAGTGATTTTAAGATGTTGAAAAACTTAAGAAAACAAATAGAGGAAGAGAAAAAAATAATGGATAAAGACAATATAAAGTTTATTACATATTTTTGTTCAAATTATCCTCAAAGATTGAGATTATGTAAAATACCGCCGTTTGTGTTGTATTATAAAGGGGAAGAAATAAATGCAAGCAGTTTGAATAATTCAATTTGTATAGTGGGCACAAGAAAACCTGAAGGTCGAAATATAGAGGAATTTACAGAAGAGGTCATAAAAAATATGAGGAGAGAATTAAAATACAATATAAGTGGATTAGCTATTGGTTGCGACTTTATTGGACATAAAATTACTTTAAAATATAATATAAAAAATATAGCTATATTAGGTCAAGGGTTAGGAAGTGAAATTTATCCAAAAGAACATTTAAGTTTAGCAAATGAAATTTTAGATAATGGTGGAACGATTTTATCTGAGATACCTCCTAGTTTAAAAGTAAGAGGAATATATCTTCTTCAAAGAAATAGAATTCAAGCTTATTTAACAGAAGAGCTATTAATTTTAGAAACTGGAAAAAAAGGTGGAACTATAACAACTTTAAAAGTGGCTTTTTCAGAAAAAAAGAGAGTTTATATTAGAAATATAAAAATAAATCAAACTATATTTAATATGAAAAATATATCTAAAGTTACGTTTATAAGTTCCTATTCTGATATAAATTTAATTAAAATTTTAACTTCTAAACCAAATACTCTTTTTACTTTTGAATTTTCTTGA
- the nrdG gene encoding anaerobic ribonucleoside-triphosphate reductase activating protein, whose product MNYSGIKYTDMINGEGIRVSLFVSGCSHYCKDCFNSDTWDPNYGSLFTEETENDILNYFKKYDKSIKGLSLLGGDPTYISNIDPLVSFIKKFKNLFPEKDIWIWSGFTWEAIIESPKLLSLIELCDILVDGKFRIEEKDLNLKWRGSKNQRIINIKKSLELKETIKYID is encoded by the coding sequence ATGAATTATTCTGGTATTAAATATACAGATATGATTAACGGGGAAGGTATTAGAGTTAGTCTTTTTGTAAGTGGTTGTTCACACTATTGTAAAGATTGTTTTAATTCTGATACTTGGGATCCAAATTATGGTTCTCTATTTACTGAAGAAACTGAAAATGATATTTTAAACTATTTTAAAAAATATGATAAAAGTATAAAAGGATTATCTTTATTAGGAGGAGACCCTACTTATATCAGTAATATAGATCCTCTTGTGTCTTTTATAAAGAAATTTAAAAATCTTTTTCCTGAAAAAGATATCTGGATTTGGTCAGGTTTTACTTGGGAAGCTATTATTGAAAGCCCAAAGTTATTGTCTCTTATAGAATTATGTGATATTTTAGTCGATGGAAAGTTTCGAATAGAAGAAAAAGATTTAAATCTTAAATGGCGTGGTAGTAAAAATCAAAGAATCATTAATATAAAAAAAAGTTTAGAGTTAAAAGAAACCATCAAATATATAGATTAA
- the mglA gene encoding galactose/methyl galactoside ABC transporter ATP-binding protein MglA has product MEKYLLEMTEVSKSFPGVKALDKVNLKIRPHTVHALMGENGAGKSTLMKCLFGIYSRDEGKVFLDGKEVNFISAKDALENGVSMVHQELNQVLQRTVMDNVWLGRYPLKGIFVDHKKMYEDTKKIFKELEIDVDPKAKVSTLSVSQMQMVEIAKAFSYNSKIIVMDEPTSSLTEKEVGHLFKIIKKLTDRGCGVVYISHKMEEIKEICDDITILRDGQWVTTTSLDGLSTDEIISMMVGRSLTQRFPEKTNVPQEVVLQVENLTAKNQPSIKDITFELKKGEILGVAGLVGSKRTDIVETIFGIRERESGKVIINGKEIENKTSLEAIKNGFALVTEERRATGIFPQLNIEFNSLISNMTNYEGKNKILNSSKMYGDTKWVIDSMRVKTPNQKTPIGNLSGGNQQKVIIGRWLLTSPDILMLDEPTRGIDVGAKYEIYQLMLDLANKGKGIIMISSEMPELLGVTDRILVMSNGKVAGIVNTHETSQEEILKLASLYL; this is encoded by the coding sequence ATGGAAAAATATTTACTAGAAATGACAGAAGTATCAAAGTCTTTTCCCGGAGTAAAAGCTCTAGATAAGGTAAATTTAAAAATAAGACCTCATACAGTTCATGCTTTAATGGGAGAAAATGGAGCTGGGAAGTCAACTTTAATGAAATGTTTATTTGGAATTTATTCAAGAGATGAGGGGAAAGTTTTCTTAGATGGAAAAGAAGTTAATTTTATTTCAGCTAAAGATGCTTTAGAAAATGGTGTATCAATGGTTCACCAAGAACTAAATCAAGTTTTACAAAGAACTGTAATGGACAATGTTTGGTTAGGGAGGTATCCTTTAAAAGGAATATTTGTAGATCATAAAAAGATGTATGAAGATACAAAGAAAATATTTAAAGAGTTGGAAATTGATGTAGATCCAAAAGCGAAAGTTTCAACATTATCTGTATCACAGATGCAAATGGTTGAGATAGCAAAGGCCTTTTCATATAATTCTAAAATAATAGTAATGGATGAGCCTACATCCTCTCTAACAGAAAAGGAAGTTGGACATCTTTTTAAGATTATCAAAAAGCTTACAGATAGAGGTTGTGGTGTTGTATATATATCTCATAAAATGGAAGAAATAAAAGAGATTTGTGATGATATAACAATACTAAGAGATGGACAGTGGGTTACTACAACTAGTTTAGATGGGTTATCAACTGATGAGATAATAAGTATGATGGTTGGAAGATCTTTAACTCAAAGATTTCCTGAAAAAACAAATGTTCCTCAAGAAGTGGTACTTCAAGTAGAAAACTTAACAGCTAAGAATCAACCATCTATAAAAGATATAACTTTTGAATTGAAAAAAGGAGAAATCCTTGGAGTAGCAGGATTAGTTGGATCTAAAAGAACAGATATAGTTGAAACTATATTTGGAATTAGAGAAAGAGAAAGTGGAAAAGTAATAATAAATGGAAAAGAAATAGAAAATAAAACTAGTTTAGAAGCTATAAAAAATGGTTTTGCACTTGTAACAGAAGAGAGAAGAGCTACAGGTATTTTTCCTCAGTTAAATATTGAATTTAATTCGTTAATATCTAATATGACTAATTACGAAGGAAAAAATAAAATTTTGAACTCTTCTAAAATGTATGGAGATACAAAATGGGTTATTGATTCAATGAGGGTAAAGACACCGAATCAAAAAACTCCTATAGGAAATTTATCAGGTGGAAACCAACAAAAAGTAATAATAGGAAGATGGCTTTTAACTAGTCCGGATATACTGATGTTAGATGAACCAACAAGAGGGATAGATGTAGGAGCTAAATATGAAATTTATCAGTTAATGCTAGACTTGGCAAATAAAGGAAAAGGAATAATTATGATTTCTTCTGAAATGCCAGAGCTTTTAGGGGTTACAGATAGAATATTAGTTATGAGTAATGGAAAAGTAGCTGGAATTGTAAATACTCATGAAACAAGTCAAGAAGAGATTTTAAAATTAGCATCATTATATTTATAA
- the mglC gene encoding galactose/methyl galactoside ABC transporter permease MglC — translation MEFFKGKDTKKLLLDGGLYLVLLILIAGIIIKEPSFLSFRNMRNILTQSSVRTILALGVAGIIVTQGTDLSVGRQVGLSAVISATLLQAMTNVNKVFPNLDTLPIPAVIVIIGIIGAFVGFLNGFVVAYLNVTPFVATLGSMIIIYGANSLYYDYVGASPIAGFSKSFTNFAQGYFTIAGFRFNYLIIYAALAVLFIWILWNKTTFGKNLFAVGGNPEAAKVSGVNVKKTLVLVYTLSGIFYAFGGMLEAGRVGSATNNLGNMYEMDAIAACVVGGVSFSGGVGTVPGVLIGVIIFTVINYGLTFIGVNPYWQYIIKGLIIVMAVALDTLKYVKKK, via the coding sequence ATGGAATTTTTTAAAGGTAAAGATACAAAAAAACTTCTATTGGATGGAGGATTATATTTAGTATTATTGATACTTATAGCAGGAATAATTATAAAAGAACCATCTTTTCTAAGTTTTAGAAATATGAGGAATATATTAACTCAATCATCAGTTAGAACAATATTAGCTTTAGGGGTAGCAGGAATAATAGTTACTCAGGGAACAGATTTATCTGTAGGAAGACAAGTAGGGTTATCAGCAGTAATTTCGGCGACATTATTACAGGCAATGACTAATGTAAATAAAGTATTTCCTAATCTAGATACATTACCAATTCCAGCTGTTATAGTTATAATAGGAATTATTGGAGCATTTGTTGGATTTTTAAATGGATTTGTTGTAGCATACTTAAATGTAACTCCATTTGTTGCAACGCTAGGTTCGATGATTATAATCTATGGTGCAAACTCTTTATATTATGATTATGTTGGAGCTTCACCAATAGCAGGATTCTCAAAGAGTTTTACTAATTTTGCTCAAGGCTATTTCACAATAGCAGGATTTAGATTTAACTATCTGATTATTTATGCAGCATTAGCAGTATTGTTTATATGGATTTTATGGAATAAAACAACTTTTGGAAAAAATTTATTTGCAGTAGGAGGAAATCCTGAAGCGGCTAAGGTATCAGGAGTAAATGTAAAAAAGACATTAGTGCTAGTTTATACATTATCTGGAATATTCTATGCTTTTGGTGGAATGTTAGAGGCTGGAAGAGTAGGAAGTGCTACAAATAACCTTGGAAATATGTATGAGATGGATGCTATAGCAGCTTGTGTTGTAGGGGGAGTTTCGTTTTCAGGAGGAGTAGGAACAGTTCCAGGAGTATTAATAGGGGTTATAATTTTTACTGTAATAAACTATGGATTAACTTTTATAGGAGTAAATCCATATTGGCAATATATAATAAAAGGATTAATAATAGTTATGGCAGTTGCATTAGATACATTAAAATATGTAAAGAAAAAATAG
- a CDS encoding GNAT family N-acetyltransferase, with protein sequence MYKSYIYEDIENKLEEFKELDKNFSLDKDGLYYTIENKNEIIAYILLEKNENNYKLKRIFVKKDERFKSYGTKLLLFIINKKIKKGNLIVGKDNSISDFLIKIGFKKKEDGEFVIEDVENKDFRKKEGQKTVIASIFWNIILATTKIGFGYIGKSRALLADGFNSLSDVVTSSGILLGIHFSNIPEDESHPFGHEKIESVIGVIMGIFMILTAFELGKGGVEILFSGEKREVPEMLTVYFALFSSVVKYFMYKQKIRVGLETENSALIADAKDSRNDIFASLGVVLGILLSIYVNPIFDLIISILVAVLIFKEGVSVILETTDTILDKQDMEFIEEIKKYIYENTDIKNVHDIMMRKSGDKIFLELHIRVPKNMSVYNAHKISDDLENSIKEDFPLVKNVIIHLDCLLN encoded by the coding sequence ATGTATAAGAGTTATATATATGAGGATATAGAAAATAAACTTGAAGAATTTAAAGAGTTAGATAAGAATTTTTCTTTAGATAAAGATGGGTTGTATTATACTATAGAAAATAAAAATGAAATTATAGCATATATTTTATTAGAAAAAAACGAGAATAATTATAAGTTGAAAAGAATTTTTGTAAAAAAAGATGAAAGGTTTAAATCTTATGGAACAAAACTTTTACTTTTTATTATTAATAAAAAAATAAAAAAAGGAAATTTAATTGTAGGTAAAGATAATTCAATTTCAGATTTTTTAATAAAGATTGGGTTTAAAAAGAAAGAGGATGGAGAGTTTGTAATAGAGGATGTAGAAAATAAAGATTTTAGAAAAAAGGAAGGACAAAAAACAGTAATAGCATCCATATTTTGGAATATAATTTTAGCTACTACAAAAATAGGCTTTGGATATATAGGAAAATCAAGAGCATTATTAGCAGATGGATTTAATTCGCTTTCAGATGTTGTAACGTCTAGTGGTATTTTATTAGGAATTCATTTTAGTAATATACCGGAGGATGAATCACATCCTTTTGGACACGAAAAGATAGAAAGTGTAATTGGAGTAATAATGGGAATTTTTATGATACTTACAGCTTTTGAGTTAGGAAAGGGAGGAGTAGAAATTCTTTTTTCAGGCGAAAAAAGAGAAGTTCCTGAAATGTTAACAGTTTATTTTGCTTTATTTTCATCAGTTGTAAAATATTTTATGTATAAACAGAAAATAAGGGTAGGGTTAGAAACTGAAAACAGTGCTTTGATAGCAGATGCCAAAGATAGTAGAAATGATATATTTGCATCTCTTGGTGTAGTGTTAGGAATTTTATTATCTATTTATGTAAATCCAATATTCGATTTAATAATAAGTATATTGGTTGCTGTATTGATATTTAAAGAAGGAGTTAGTGTAATACTAGAAACGACAGATACTATTTTAGATAAACAAGATATGGAATTTATTGAAGAGATAAAAAAATATATATATGAAAATACAGATATAAAAAATGTTCATGATATTATGATGAGGAAATCTGGTGATAAAATATTTTTAGAGCTACATATAAGAGTTCCCAAAAATATGAGTGTTTATAATGCACATAAAATATCAGATGACTTAGAAAATTCTATAAAAGAGGATTTTCCGTTAGTAAAAAATGTTATTATTCATTTAGATTGTTTATTGAATTAA